A region of the Callithrix jacchus isolate 240 chromosome 5, calJac240_pri, whole genome shotgun sequence genome:
ACCCAAAGATgccaaaatctgcagatgcttaattaaataaaatggtgtggaaaagataaaatatggcCATGGCTcattcctgaaatcccagcactttgggaagctgaggtgggcagatcacttgaagcctagagttcaagaccagcctggccaatatagagaaaccccatgtctacaaaaattagttgggcatagcaGCACATGCGTGTATCACAGCtcctagggaggctaaggcacaaaaattgcttgaacccaggaggcagaatttgcagtgagccaagatagcaccattgcactccagcctgggcaaaagagtgagactgtctcaaaaaaaaaaaaaataaataaataaataaataaataaataaatatatatatacatatatatatatacatatatatataaaatggtgtacAGTTTACACaaaacctatgcacatcctcctgtatagtactttaaatcacctctagattaCCTGAAACACCTAAAACAAGGTAAATGCTATGTTAAtcgttatactgtattgtttaaatttttattgtattttaaaaattaaggccgggcgtggtggctcaagcctgtaatcccagcactttgggaggccgaggcaggtggatcatcaggtcaagagatcgagaccatcctggtcaacatggtgaaaccccgtctctactaaagatacaaaaaattagttgggcatggtggcgtgtgcctgtaatcccagctactcaggagactgaggcaggagaattgcctgaacccaggaggcggaggttgcggtgagccgagatcgcgccattgcactccagcctgggtaacgagagcgaaactccgtctcaaaaaaaaaaaaaaaattagtatctaCCACTTCATAGGGTTGTGAAGATTCAACAAAATAATGTACTTCTCACAGCATATGTGAGAAGTGTGCATATTAGCTGTCACTACGATACATCTGGGTGTACAAGAGCCTAATAGGGCCCTGACAATCCTCCATGCTCTAGGGAGAACCTGCTTTGCCATTTTTATCCTGAAGATTTAGGTGGTGTaaacctgtggtaccagctacttaggaggctgagacaggaggattgcctgagccagggaggttgaggctgcagtgagccatgattatgccactgcactccagcctgggtgacagagtgagaccctgtctcaaaataataataatcctgaAGACTGAGGCCCTTATGTATTTACTGCCTCCCTGCAATCTTCCACCAGAAGTAGAAGACACTGGCCATTTAAATTACTGGTGACCACTGGAGAAGAGAATTATGGTGCCCTAGCTATGGAACCTCTTACGGCCCTGCTTAGAGTCTAGGCTTTAGATTTGGTCTGTTGACTTGATGCTTCTAAATTCTAACTGCCTGAAACCAGCGGCTCTCCTGGACTGCTTGCTAGAAGCTTAAAAGGCATTGGGTTGGACTCCATTGCTTGTTCACAGCCTAGTGGCAGGGTGGTGGCCTCAGTCCTGAGGTTGTGATGAACCAGACACTCTGATGTGGAAACGTGAAGCTGGTGGAATATTCACATTTTTCAGTGAGGATGGGAGGGAACGGGGACCCAGAAAGGGTCAGATGGATAACAAGGTATTATCTGTGGGCCTTTTTACCCTGGAAAGAAATTTCAGGTGGGTTAAACCCACCAGCATTCTCCAAAACTAGACAGAAGAAAAATCTAGGGGAAGCTGTTTGTTCAGAAATTAAGATGCTGGAAGTGGGCGAGGACCCTGTCAGAGTGATGAAGAACAGGCATCCCCATCGTCTCTAGAACCCACAGGCTTCAAAGGGACCAGTGACTTGATTTATATCCAGTGCTTTATTAAAGATAAATAGTCTTATAAGAGGAGAAGTAATATGTTCGCAGGCCAACAGAGAATGCATGTGTATGAGAAAGAGATGCATGAGGTCCCTGATCTGTGCTCTGAGGAGGTGGTCAGTCAGGCAGGGCCTGGGCCAACCAGTAAGGCAGATGAGGGTCCCTGTCCTGGGGGACTCACTGCTCCTGGGTGCCCCAGGAGATGTAGTCTGGCCGTGTGGCTGCATGGTACTCATCAATGAGCTGCTGCACAATCTCCCTGGATGTGTCCATCTCATCAAAGTTTTCCTTGAACATGTCCTCCTTGCGGAACTGCTCCAGGAAGGCCTCCCGCTTCCGCAGCTTGTCATATTGGCGACAGGTTCTCTCAAAGAGCTTGGGGTGTGCAGAAAACAGGGATTACAAAAAACTTTGAAGAATAATATGGCCCAGAAAGCTGGGGAACCAAGGCTGGACTATGCCCACAGCAAAAAAGCTAAAAGCAGGGGCAGCAGATGCCAAGAGGTAAGGTATAATCAGGAGACTGATTCAGGGAAAAAAGGTGCAAACTGTGAGACTCACCGAGGAAATGCTGGTGTGGTTGGCCATCATGAGCCCGCTGACCCGGTGGGCCGAGGGCAGGTAAGGAGACTTCCTCGACAGGGCCACCTGGATGCTGGCAGGGCCCCATGGGATGAAGTTGGCCAATTTCCGTTCCCGGATCCTCTGCAGGCTCTTGTGGACCTGGGGTAGGCACAGGAGCAGTGGAGGTGGCCTCTCCTCTACCCCTGTGGGTCCAGGGTGCGGGATGAAGGGGCCTCCCCTACCTGGGTGGGATCCACCTCTCCCTGGATGATGTTGAGGATGGCGATGTAGCAGTGGTTGGTCTGGCGGTCTCGGCCTGTGGACACCATCACATTCTTGGGCTGCAGGAGCCGCCTCATGACATCCAGGACCGTGGTCTTCCTCACGCTGGCCACCTGATGGACAGTGAAACGGGGACCCAGCCAGGGCTCAGGACACAGTCCCCCTTTGGCTTCTCTTTGGCAGAAGCTAAAGGTAGAGGGAGGGTAAAGGGCAAGTTACAAGAAAGTGGTGGCCTGCTCTGTGCTAGTCCCTGAGCGCAGTGCCTCGGGGCACGCAAAGGGCAGCTCCTggggcagaggagaggagagaaaggctaAGGCAGAGCCTGCTGGGCCCAGGGCTGGCCTGGCCTGGGACACTGAGGCTGCTCTTACTGACTGGTCCGTAGTGAGCGGGGTATAGCCGGTCATGAGGAAGTGGAGCCGCGGAGTGGGGATAAGTGAGGCGATGAGGCCGATGAGGTCATTGTTCATGTAGCCAGGGTAGCGCAGGGTGGTGGTGCTGGCCGACATGATGGTGGACACCTGGGGACAGGGGTGCCATGTCATAGGCCTCGGCCTGAGTGGGACCTCCCTTCCCCAGATGACCCTCCAGAAAGGAGGGCTTCCAGTCCAAAGGAGTCCAGCAGTGGGGGCCCACCAGCTGGTTGATCTGGGAGAAGGACGGGTTCTGGATGTGCAGGCGGTCTGTGGCAATCCGGTTCAGGGCTGTGTTGTCCAGCACCACCTGCAGGGACAGAAGAAGGTAGCAGATTGACCGGGATAGGAAAAACAAGAACTCTGCCTGACCCTAGGCTCTGAAGCTTAATTTCCTTTGAGCCTCATGGCCAGAGAGACCCACTGGAAAGCAGTTTACACTGACCTAGGGGCAAAGGAGGCCTCaagatgtttttttaatttttcttttcttcttaattatttaaacagtttttttttttttttgagacagggtctcactttgtcaccaggctggagtgcagtcagtggcacgatctcagctcactgcaacctctgcttctgaggcttaagtgatccttctgcctcagccccccaagtagctaagGCACATACtaccaagcctgactaatttttgtatttttagtagatagggatttcaccatgttgcccagactggtcttgaactccaagatTCAAGCGATCcaacaaccttggcctcccaaagttctggggttataggtgtgagccactgcacctggctaaaacggatttttaaaaatacatgaaaatgattTAATAGACCTGAAGGGGTGTGGGGTGTTAAGAGTTGAGAGGCAGAATCCAGGACTCACCACACAGTCTGCGTTCTGCGTTAGCCTCTTGAGTGTGAGGAGTGAATTATAAGGCTGGACCACCACGTCGCTCATCTCGTCCTGGTTGGGAAACACTGAGTATGTCTGCACCAGCTTCTTAGGATAcctggtgggggttggggaaagGATCAGGGCAACAGATTGAAGGTGTGGTGAACATGGTGCTCCCTAACAACTGTCCAGAAGCAGCTAAATTTTGATGTCGAAACTGGGGTGGGGTCAGATCAGTAAAGGGAGACTTGACTTTTGGAAGTCTGTAACCCTACAGGGGGAAGGGCAGAGACATCTTAGAATCTGGGCTTCCAACTCCACACTCCCTGGACTTTGATCCAGGGCTCAGATTCTAGGCTCCAGTTCCCACTACTGGGAGTGTGATGGGGATCTCAGTCACTGtaacttctttttcctctctataGGAGGGAATAGAAGAACTCTTTCCTGCCCCAGCAAACAGGGAGTTATACCTACTGGGTCCCCTAGTCATTTAGGAAGCCAAGTTGGTGACCCTTCCTAATCCCCAAACACAAACTTACCTGTCATTCAGCCGTTCTAAGAGGTAGGAGCCCAGGCCAGAGCCTGTCCCCCCAGCAATGGAGTGACACAACACAAAGCCCTGCATGGGAAAGGGGCAGTCAGTGTCCAGGAATCTAGTGGCAGGATTTCAAACTAGACCCATCTCACAATTTTTCAGGACTCCCATTTTCCCgagcccttcctttccctccagtACTCTCACTCATACAGCTTAGGTGACTGCCTTGTTTCCAGCAAGGCCTGGTAGCTTCTGTCCAGTGCAAAGGGTACATGAGTGCGTCTTGTTCTTAATAGGTCGCTTCTAGAGGGTGTTGCCAAGCCTTGCCTATGTCAGTTCCTACCAGCATTCCTGGGACACTTACCTCTAGACTGTCACTACCATCCGCTTCCCGGTCTATGATGTCAAAAATGTCCTCGTGGATCTTCTCTCCCTGTACAGACATAGGGAGGGTCAGAGTGGGACAGAACCATGGAAGGACTCTGACTTCAGGAAAGCAACCCTCGACTTACCTTATAGCACCAGAAGTCCTTTTATGGAGCATAGCTGCCTGCTTTTTATCTACACTGAGAGGCAGTATGGTGCAGTGGTTACAAGAAAGCACTCTACAACCCGGATTACCTGTGTTCATACgttagctctatttttttttttttttttttggagatggagtctcattctgtcacccaggctggagtgcaatggtgtgatctcagctcatagcaacctctgtctcctgggttcaagcaattctcctgcctcagcctcccgagtagctggcattacaggcacttgtcaccatgcccagctaatttttgtatttttagtagagatggggtttcatcatgttggcctggctggtcttcaactcctgacctcaggtgatccaccagcctcagcctcccaaagtgctgggattacaggcatgagccaccatacctgggccATCGACTCTCCTTCTGTGTAGCTCTGAGCAGCCTATTTAATtgctctatgcctcagtttcctcatctgtacaatgaagGTAATAATACAGATCCATATACCCTTATCTAACAGTGTTGAGGCAGTTATGTTTTGgaattcaaaatatttcagattttagaaaggTATTATGGTATATATAATATAGGTTAAATAAAATTCCAGTGGGAGTCAGAAGTACATTAATCAAACATATTagtatttctataataaaaatcatCAGTGAAGATAATAAGTTGGATAGAAACTATAAAACAGCCTGTCTTCATTGAGATTTGTTTTTCCTGCTAAACTAGTTAGGAAATGTCCTTTGGTTTCATGGCTTTTTGGATCCTGGAAAAGCAGATAAGGGACTGTGGACCTGTAGTACTTACTTCTAGGGTTGttggaagattttaaaaaattaatatatgtaaagtacttagaatgGCCTGGCACACTGCATTAGCTAGTACAGACACTTAACAATATTA
Encoded here:
- the LOC100410082 gene encoding tubulin gamma-1 chain, which translates into the protein MPREIITLQLGQCGNQIGFEFWKQLCAEHGISPEGIVEEFATEGTDRKDVFFYQADDEHYIPRAVLLDLEPRVIHSILNSPYAKLYNPENIYLSEHGGGAGNNWASGFSQGEKIHEDIFDIIDREADGSDSLEGFVLCHSIAGGTGSGLGSYLLERLNDRYPKKLVQTYSVFPNQDEMSDVVVQPYNSLLTLKRLTQNADCVVVLDNTALNRIATDRLHIQNPSFSQINQLVSTIMSASTTTLRYPGYMNNDLIGLIASLIPTPRLHFLMTGYTPLTTDQSVASVRKTTVLDVMRRLLQPKNVMVSTGRDRQTNHCYIAILNIIQGEVDPTQVHKSLQRIRERKLANFIPWGPASIQVALSRKSPYLPSAHRVSGLMMANHTSISSLFERTCRQYDKLRKREAFLEQFRKEDMFKENFDEMDTSREIVQQLIDEYHAATRPDYISWGTQEQ